The following proteins come from a genomic window of Melospiza georgiana isolate bMelGeo1 chromosome 3, bMelGeo1.pri, whole genome shotgun sequence:
- the BICRAL gene encoding BRD4-interacting chromatin-remodeling complex-associated protein-like: protein MDDDDDESCLLDLIGDPQALNYFLHGPSSKSSNEDLTNAEYSVANSNSIFANSNNTDPKSSVKGVSGQLGEGPSDGLQLSSSLQFLEDELVSSPLPDLTEDQPFDILQKSLQEANITEQTLAEEAYLDASVGSSQQFAQAQLHPSSSASFTQASNVSNYSGQTLQPIGVTQVVQQPVGASFASNTVGVQHGFMQHVGISVPGQHLSNSSQISGSGQIQLIGSFSNQPSMMTINNLDGSQIILKGNGQQTPANMSSGLLVHRQTPNGNSLFSNSNSSPVAQPVTVPFNSTNFQTSLPVHNIIIQRGLAPNSNKVPINIQPKPIQMGQQTAYNVNNLGIQQHHVQQGIPFASANSPQSSVVGPHMSVNIVNQQQNTRKSVTPQTVSNAGGSIVIHSPMGQPHAPQNQFLIPTSLSVNSNSVHHVQAINGQLLQTQPSQLVPGQVSAEHVMLNRNSTNMLRANQSYSGQMLNNQNTAVQLVSGQTFTAPGNQVIVNHGTSQIVGGQVPLQQASPTVLHLSPSQANVSQGRSSFTTMSPGQSTASSMPASGRFAAASSSGSVLPSLGASVQSVASGGNFTGDQLGQNRAQVAVSASHRLPASSSKSVSTFSHTSVGVTQQQFAFGQKKAVNQTSPVSASKTQDNLRQPQLTNLLSNTLSGQDSGGKIIQQSLGTAQPQEKVIGSSSVQQSIQVDGHLVGQKRPAAKQLTKGAFILQQLQKDQVHAVTPDKSRFRSLNDAVQRLLSYHVCQGSLPTEEDLRKVDSEFESVATQLLKRTQAMLNKYRCLLIEDAMRINPSAEMVMIDRMFNQEERASLTREKRLALVDPDGYQADFCCSAKQFEKAAEEAQSSKSDHQSSKTLPSRSQTTKPQARDRPKSSSAESTNHSKLPIVPNNILTPQEGKASTKKSESLTKALKFEKANCSSESQYVALSEERMSRKDLAKSTENSSSSEDLSKIVSRGSHGTHNKISRNAVQSFSKVTCNNSLQDKTLRSSPKNEVLHPANRKSSDEPQEDLLLSKSLETTFKNILELKKAGRQPQNEAASSGSVELEFPNFSPIASQENCLEKFIPDHSESVVETDSILEAAVNSILEC from the exons atggatgatgatgatgatgaatcCTGTCTCCTTGATCTTATTGG GGACCCACAAGCGCTGAATTATTTTCTACATGGACCTAGTAGTAAATCT AGCAATGAAGACTTGACTAATGCAGAATATTCTGTAGCCAACTCAAATTCAATTTTCGCCAACTCCAAT aacACTGATCCTAAGTCGTCTGTAAAAGGTGTAAGTGGTCAGCTTGGAGAGGGGCCTAGTGATGGACTGCAGCTGTCCAGTAGCCTTCAGTTTCTTGAAGATGAACTTGTGTCTTCTCCTTTACCTGATCTTACTGAGGATCAGCCTTTTGATATTCTTCAGAAGTCCTTGCAGGAGGCCAATATTACTGAACAGACTTTGGCAGAAGAGGCATATTTGGATGCCAGTGTAGGTTCTAGCCAACAGTTTGCACAAGCTCAGCTTCATCCTTCCTCATCAGCATCCTTTACTCAGGCTTCTAATGTTTCTAATTACTCAGGTCAGACGTTGCAACCTATAGGAGTTACTCAAGTGGTACAGCAACCTGTTGGAGCATCTTTTGCAAGCAATACAGTTGGTGTGCAACATGGCTTTATGCAACACGTCGGAATTAGTGTTCCTGGCCAGCATTTGTCTAATAGCAGCCAGATTAGTGGTTCTGGGCAGATACAGCTGATTGGTTCATTTAGTAATCAACCTTCCATGATGACCATCAATAACCTCGATGGATCTCAGATAATACTGAAAGGCAATGGTCAGCAAACACCTGCAAACATGAGCAGTGGCCTCTTGGTCCATAGACAAACTCCAAATGGGAACTCGCTGTTCAGTAACTCAAATTCAAGTCCCGTAGCACAACCTGTAACTGTTCCATTTAACAGCACAAATTTTCAGACTTCATTGCCTGTCCATAATATCATCATTCAAAGGGGTTTGGCACCAAACTCTAACAAAGTTCCTATTAATATCCAACCAAAGCCTATTCAGATGGGTCAGCAGACTGCTTACAATGTGAATAACTTGGGAATACAGCAACATCATGTACAGCAAGGGATTCCATTTGCTTCTGCAAACTCACCTCAAAGTTCAGTAGTTGGTCCTCATATGTCTGTTAATATTGTTAATCAACAACAAAATACAAGAAAATCAGTTACACCTCAGACAGTTAGCAATGCTGGAGGTAGTATTGTTATCCATTCTCCTATGGGACAGCCTCACGCACCTCAAAACCAGTTTCTCATACCTACAAGTTTGTCTGTTAATTCTAATTCAGTTCATCATGTCCAGGCCATAAATGGACAACTTCTTCAGACTCAGCCTTCCCAGCTGGTTCCCGGCCAAGTGTCTGCTGAGCACGTCATGCTCAACAGGAACTCTACAAACATGCTAAGAGCCAACCAATCGTATTCAGGACAGATGCTGAATAATCAGAACACAGCTGTTCAGCTTGTTTCTGGCCAGACATTCACAGCTCCTGGAAACCAAGTTATAGTAAATCATGGAACTTCCCAAATTGTTGGTGGACAGGTGCCACTGCAGCAGGCGTCGCCAACGGTGTTGCATTTGTCACCCAGCCAAGCGAACGTTTCCCAAGGCAGGTCGAGTTTCACCACCATGTCACCTGGGCAGTCCACAGCCTCAAGTATGCCAGCTTCTGGTCGATTTGCTGCTGCCAGTTCTTCTGGTTCCGTGctccccagcctgggagcaTCCGTTCAGTCTGTCGCGTCGGGAGGGAACTTCACGGGGGATCAGCTGGGCCAGAACAGAGCTCAGGTTGCCGTCAGCGCGTCGCATCGTCTTCCAGCATCCTCCTCCAAGTCTGTCAGCACCTTCAGTCACACGTCTGTGGGAGTAACACAGCAACAGTTTGCCTTTGGTCAG AAAAAGGCTGTGAACCAGACATCACCAGTTTCTGCATCGAAGACACAGGACAATTTGAGGCAGCCTCAGCTAACAAATCTTCTGAGCAACACACTATCAG GACAGGACTCTGGAGGAAAAATCATACAACAATCTCTAGGAACAGCACAGCCACAAGAAAAAGTGATAGGATCATCATCAGTTCAGCAGAGTATACAG GTCGATGGTCATTTAGTTGGACAGAAAAGGCCTGCTGCTAAACAGTTAACTAAAGGAGCTTT TATTCTGCAGCAATTACAGAAGGATCAGGTACATGCTGTGACACCAGATAAAAGTCGGTTCAGATCATTAAATGATGCAGTTCAGAGACTCCTTTCTTACCATGTGTGCCAGGGATCGCTGCCAACAGAAGAAGATTTAAGAaaag TGGACAGTGAATTTGAATCTGTTGCTACACAACTTCTGAAGAGGACACAGGCTATGCTGAACAAATACAGATGTTTGCTTATAGAAGATGCAATG cGGATAAATCCCTCTGCAGAAATGGTTATGATTGATAGGATGTTTAACCAGGAGGAAAGAGCATCTCTGACCCGGGAAAAGCGTCTTGCACTTGTGGATCCTG ATGGTTATCAGGCCGATTTTTGTTGTTCTGCCAAACAATTTGAGAAAGCAGCTGAAGAAGCTCAGTCCAGCAAAAGTGACCATCAGTCTAGCAAAACATTACCTTCTCGAAGTCAAACCACCAAACCCCAAGCCAGAGACCGACCAAAATCCAGCTCAGCAGAGTCCACAAATCACAGTAAACTTCCTATAGTGCCTAACAACATTCTGACACCACAAGAAGGAAAAGCTTCTACTAAAAAATCCGAGAGCCTCACTAAAGCTTTAAAGTTTGAAAAAGCTAATTGTTCTTCTGAGAGCCAATATGTGGCCCTTTCTGAAGAAAGGATGAGTAGGAAAGATCTTGCCAAGTCCACTGAGAATTCTTCGAGTTCTGAAGACTTGTCAAAAATAGTGTCAAGAGGCAGTCATGGAACACACAATAAAATATCAAGGAATGCAGTTCAGTCTTTCTCCAAGGTAACGTGTAATAATTCACTTCAAGACAAAACTCTGAGGAGCTCTCCAAAGAATGAAGTTTTGCATCCTGCTAACAGGAAAAGCTCTGATGAACCCCAGGAAGACTTACTGCTCAGTAAGAGTTTAGAAACTACATTTAAAAACATCTTGGAACTTAAAAAAGCTGGGAGGCAGCCACAAAATGAGGCAGCAAGTAGTGGCTCCGTTGAATTAGAGTTCCCTAATTTTTCACCTATCGCTTCACAAGAGAACTGCCTGGAAAAATTTATTCCAGACCACAGTGAAAGTGTTGTAGAAACTGACTCTATTTTAGAAGCAGCTGTAAATAGTATCTTAGAGTGTTAA